The genomic interval AGTTTATTAGGGCTTGTAAAGCCGCGCTTTGGCGATCTTAGCTTAAGAGCGGTTTGCCCACCCTCAAACCATGGAGGAACTCCTCCGCCAGAGCGAGAATTTTGCCCCTTATGGCCTTTACCACTTGTTTTTCCAGTACTTCCTGATCCTCTTCCGACTCTTTTTCTATTCTTTTTGGAGCCAGGCTGAGGAGATAACTTATTAAGCATAATTTTTACCTTCTCAATAAAACTTCAATTTTTAGTAAATCTCAAACAACTTGTTTTCAGTAAAACGCTTATCCGATTAATAATAAAAACTACTAATTGAAATATGACCTTGGAAGATCTAGATCCGTTAGCTCTTTGCCTCTAACTTTTGCCACTTCCTCTGGCATTCTCAAGTCTAAAAGACCGTTGATAGCCGCCATAACAACATTTAGCGGATTTGTAGACCCAACTACCTTTGAAAGAACATCGTGTATTCCTGCAAGCTCAACTACCGCACGCACAGCGCCGCCTGCAATAACTCCAGTACCAGGAGCGGCCGGTTTTAACATAACGTGGCTTGATACATGCACACCAATTACCTCATGCGGGATAGTGCTCCCCTGTCTTGGTACCTTTACAAGGCTTTTCTTAGCTTTTTCCATAGCCTTTCTGATCGCGTCAGGTACTTCGTTTGATTTCCCCAAGGCAACTCCAATAACGCCGTCTTCATTCCCTACTACTGCAAGAGCTGTAAAGTGAAATCTTTTTCCACCTTTAGTAACTTTTGCAACTCGTCTTATGTCAACGACTTTTTCCTTAAGTTCAAAATCGTTCGGGTCTAATTTTTCGTTCTGCAAAGATGCCTCCTAAAAATTCTTATCCTATATCTTAAAATTCAAGCCCTGATTCTCTGGCTGCGTCTGCTAGTGATTTTACCCTTCCATGAAAGGGGTATCCGCCACGGTCAAAAGTTACTTGTTTAATACCTTTTGCTGCAGCAAGCTCACCTAAGTGCTTACCAACTGCACTTGCAATATCAGTCTTCCCTTTAGCGTCTTTATCGACGCTTTCTTTAACCTTAGGTGTAAGTGAAGAAGACGCAACGATAGTATTCATTGTCGAATCGTCAATAATCTGAGCATAAATATGCTTAGCTGACTTAAAAACGGAAAGCCTTGGTTTCGAAGTGTTTCCGTTAATCTTTTTTCTGACTCTTTTGTGTCTTAAATTCTTTCTGCTTTTTCTGCTTGCTACTTTCATTTTTATTTAGCCCCTGCCTTACCAGGTTTTAGTCTTAAAATCTCATCAGAATATCTAACGCCCTTTCCTTTGTATGCATCAGGGGGTCTTAGTTTTCTAATCCTTGCAGCGGTCTCTCCGACTAGCTGTTTATCAATGCCCTCAAGAATTAGTCTTGTTCCTCTTTCCTCAATCTTAGAGCTAACACCCTCGGGCAATGTGTAGTCTATCGGGTTTGAATATCCTAAGCTAAAGGTAAGACCTTTTCCTTTGGATTCAACCCTATAACCAACACCACTGATTTCTAAAGTAATGCTAAACCCTGTACTTACGCCGGTAACCATATTGGAAATAAGCGAACGAGTCAGCCCGTGAAGAGCTTTTAACTTTTTTTCATCACTGTGTCTTTCTATGAGGACATTGTTTTCCTCTAATTTTGCCTCTATACCTGTAGGGATATCCCAGGACAACTTACCCTTGCCGCCTTCGACAAGAACTAAGCCGTCTTTAAAGTTTACTTTTACCCCATCTGGTACGGGTATAGGTTTTCTACCAATTCGTGACATTTTAATATCCTTATAAAATTGAACAAATAAGCTCGCCACCAACGCCTTGAGTTCTGGCTTCAGCACCAGTCATGATGCCTTTAGATGTTGAGAGTACGCAAATTCCAAGACCGCCTTTAATTCTAGGGATATCGGTTTTGTTTACATAAACTCGCCTGCTCGGCTTACTTATTCTTTTAATTTCCTTAATTACGCTTTCTTTCTTACCGGTATATGCAAGAGTTATATTTATTGCCTGGCGTCCGTTATCTTCAGCCATTTTATAATCTTTTATATAGCCTTGCTCTTTTAGTATCCTTGCAATCTCAACCTTGTACTGCGATAAAGGAATACTAACAGTATTATGTCCTGCTATTAGTGCATTTCTAATTCTTGCCAACATGTCTGCTATTGGATCTGTCATTTCTTTAGCCTCTTATATTTACCAACTCGACTTTCTAACGCCTGGAATTCTGCCAAAACTTGCTAGGTCTCTAAAACAAAGTCTGCACATATCAAACTTTCGCATATAACCCCTTGGCCGTCCGCAAAGTTTGCATCTGTTTCGCTTTCTACCTTTATATTTTGGCTCTTTTTCTGACTTTATAACCAGCGCTTTTCTAGCCATTACATCTTTCTCCTAGTTTTTTATAAAAGGCATGCCAAATTCTTCAAGAAGACCTTTGGCTTCCTCATCTGTTTTTGCTGAAGTTACGATTGTTACATTCATACCTTTTAAATATTGAACCTTGCTATAATCAATCTCTGGAAATATGACCTGATCTCTTAGTCCTAGTGTATAGTTCCCGCGTCCATCAAAAGCTTTTGTGGAAATACCTCTAAAATCTCTAACCTGAGGTAGTGCAAGACTGATTAATCTATCTAAAAATTCATACATTATTGTGGAGCGAAGAGTAACTGAGCAACCTATTGGCACTCCTTCACGTAGTTTAAAACCGGCGATCGAATTTTTTGCTTTTCTGATAACTGGTTTCTGACCGGTTATTCGTGTGATTTCATCAACAGCTTCGTCTATTACTTTATTGTCCTTTCCGCCGTCGCTCAATCTTCCAAGCCCCATGTTTATTACAATCTTCTCAATCTTCGGAACCTGCATAGGGTTACTGTAAGAGAATTTCTCTTTTAGAGCAGGTGTTACGCTTTCGTTGTATATATCCTTCATTCTTGGTGCCATTATTACTTAATCTCCTCACCACTACGCTTGCTGAATCTCACTCTCTCTCCCGTGCTAAGCTCTCTTCTGCCAATTCTAGTTGGCTTTTTTTCAGTCTCATCATATATCATCAGATTAGAGATATGAATTGGAGCTTCTTTCTCAACTATTCCCCCCGTTGGATTAGCCTGAGTAGGGCGCGTGTGCCGCTTAACAATATTAAGCTTTTCTACAAGCGCTTGGTTCTTAGACCTAAGCACTTTAATAACTTGCCCTGTTTTACCTTTTTCTTTACCTGATACGACGTAAACAGTATCACCTTTTTTAACATTCATTTTTCTTCTATTTGCCTGAGCACCCATTCTACACAACCTCCGGTGCTAGAGAGATAATTTTCATAAAACCCTTAAGCCTAAGCTCACGGGCAATCGGACCAAAAACACGGGTTCCCATTGGCTCATTTTCTTTATTGATAATTACTGCTGCATTGTTGTCAAACCTTACATATGAACCGTCTCCGCGTCTCTGCTCTTTTTTAGTGCGGACTATAACAGCCTGGTGCACAGAACCCTTATCCACTTTTGCATTTGGAATAGCTTCTTTTACTGAAACTACAACTACATCGCCGAGCCTTGCATATTTTCTGCCGGACCCGCCTAGTACTTTGATACAAAAGAGCCTCTTGGCTCCAGTATTATCGGCTGAATCTAAATAAGTCGTTGATTGAATCACTACCCTTCTCCTCCTGCGTTATCAATACTTTGCAGTTCAGCCTCTAATGCACTGCTGGATTCTAATATTTTGCTCACTTTCCATCTCTTGGTCTTACTGTATGGCCTACCCTCTAGGATTAGCACTTTATCCCCAACTTTGCATTGGCCGCTTTCATCATGAGCAATAAACTTAGTATTTCTCTTAATCGATTTATGATATCTTTTGTGCTTTTTTATCTGTATAACATCAACAATGACGGTTTTATCCATCTTGTCGCCGATTACCGTACCAACTCTAGATTGAAATTTTCCTCTAGCCATATTCCAAACTACTCCTTAATTAAGACCCTTTTCTTTTTTTATTGTGAGCACTCTAGCAAGATCTCTTTTTAAATTTCTAATCCTAGCAACGTTAGTGGTCTGCTGAGTAGCAACCTGAATTCTAAGGTTGAAGATCTCTTCCTTAAGCTCATTTTCTGTTTTGTTTAATTCGTCGTCTGTAAGTTCTCTTATTTCCTGTGGCTTCATCCTAATATATCCCCCTGGCTTCTTGAAACCATTTTGGTTTTCACAGGAAGCTTATGCGATGCTAATCTGAAAGCTTCTTTAGCAAGCTCTTCTGTTAGTCCAGCTATCTCGTAGATCATAGTGCCTCTTTTAAGAGGTGCTACATAGCTGTCCACATCTCCCTTTCCTTTACCCATTCTGGTTTCAGCAGGTTTTTTAGTAATAGGTTTATGAGGAAAAACTCTTATCCAAAGCTTAGCACCACGTTTTACATGACGGGTGATTGCAACACG from Thermodesulfobacteriota bacterium carries:
- the rpsE gene encoding 30S ribosomal protein S5, which produces MQNEKLDPNDFELKEKVVDIRRVAKVTKGGKRFHFTALAVVGNEDGVIGVALGKSNEVPDAIRKAMEKAKKSLVKVPRQGSTIPHEVIGVHVSSHVMLKPAAPGTGVIAGGAVRAVVELAGIHDVLSKVVGSTNPLNVVMAAINGLLDLRMPEEVAKVRGKELTDLDLPRSYFN
- the rplP gene encoding 50S ribosomal protein L16 encodes the protein MLQPSRTKYRKVFKGRIRGKATKGASMAFGEYGLQSLECGKLTSRQIEAARVAITRHVKRGAKLWIRVFPHKPITKKPAETRMGKGKGDVDSYVAPLKRGTMIYEIAGLTEELAKEAFRLASHKLPVKTKMVSRSQGDILG
- the rpsQ gene encoding 30S ribosomal protein S17, with amino-acid sequence MARGKFQSRVGTVIGDKMDKTVIVDVIQIKKHKRYHKSIKRNTKFIAHDESGQCKVGDKVLILEGRPYSKTKRWKVSKILESSSALEAELQSIDNAGGEG
- the rplX gene encoding 50S ribosomal protein L24, with product MGAQANRRKMNVKKGDTVYVVSGKEKGKTGQVIKVLRSKNQALVEKLNIVKRHTRPTQANPTGGIVEKEAPIHISNLMIYDETEKKPTRIGRRELSTGERVRFSKRSGEEIK
- the rplE gene encoding 50S ribosomal protein L5 — encoded protein: MAPRMKDIYNESVTPALKEKFSYSNPMQVPKIEKIVINMGLGRLSDGGKDNKVIDEAVDEITRITGQKPVIRKAKNSIAGFKLREGVPIGCSVTLRSTIMYEFLDRLISLALPQVRDFRGISTKAFDGRGNYTLGLRDQVIFPEIDYSKVQYLKGMNVTIVTSAKTDEEAKGLLEEFGMPFIKN
- the rplF gene encoding 50S ribosomal protein L6 — translated: MSRIGRKPIPVPDGVKVNFKDGLVLVEGGKGKLSWDIPTGIEAKLEENNVLIERHSDEKKLKALHGLTRSLISNMVTGVSTGFSITLEISGVGYRVESKGKGLTFSLGYSNPIDYTLPEGVSSKIEERGTRLILEGIDKQLVGETAARIRKLRPPDAYKGKGVRYSDEILRLKPGKAGAK
- the rplR gene encoding 50S ribosomal protein L18 codes for the protein MKVASRKSRKNLRHKRVRKKINGNTSKPRLSVFKSAKHIYAQIIDDSTMNTIVASSSLTPKVKESVDKDAKGKTDIASAVGKHLGELAAAKGIKQVTFDRGGYPFHGRVKSLADAARESGLEF
- the rpmC gene encoding 50S ribosomal protein L29 encodes the protein MKPQEIRELTDDELNKTENELKEEIFNLRIQVATQQTTNVARIRNLKRDLARVLTIKKEKGLN
- the rpsH gene encoding 30S ribosomal protein S8, translated to MTDPIADMLARIRNALIAGHNTVSIPLSQYKVEIARILKEQGYIKDYKMAEDNGRQAINITLAYTGKKESVIKEIKRISKPSRRVYVNKTDIPRIKGGLGICVLSTSKGIMTGAEARTQGVGGELICSIL
- a CDS encoding type Z 30S ribosomal protein S14 — translated: MARKALVIKSEKEPKYKGRKRNRCKLCGRPRGYMRKFDMCRLCFRDLASFGRIPGVRKSSW
- the rplN gene encoding 50S ribosomal protein L14, with translation MIQSTTYLDSADNTGAKRLFCIKVLGGSGRKYARLGDVVVVSVKEAIPNAKVDKGSVHQAVIVRTKKEQRRGDGSYVRFDNNAAVIINKENEPMGTRVFGPIARELRLKGFMKIISLAPEVV